A single region of the Amphiura filiformis chromosome 7, Afil_fr2py, whole genome shotgun sequence genome encodes:
- the LOC140157868 gene encoding uncharacterized protein encodes MTGQREPGTPSQTVGPDMSRLPTFKPLVVSTYNVRTLHQQGKTHQLFTGCSDAGVDIVGVQEHRLITSSPTDELWSDDKNWVLIYSSATDQRQGGVGLLMSRHIHRCLQSVQTINQRILTASFNGNPQLTVTIIYAPTESATSGEKDSFYNPLEDHLEKVKRHNIHLVIGDFNARIGQDSHVSHPAVVGPHCFYDTTNDNGERLVNLCQEFKLRPSQSRFPQPKSRLWTWMHPTGSKHQLDHILVNSKWVNSLRNCRAYNSVELDSDHRILSIRLHTSLRTTKGKPCKRPKYNWKKLLHAPTKNRFQIELSNRFQVLQCDDNDQSPISERYEMFEKVVEEVAEEVVGKCSPCGMPSWVTDKTLKLRSERDAAKKTYLLVRTHHAREVWRKLNTQLNESYRADELASIHRQMEDLQVANENGNYNTTWKIIHDISGKKKRSNPKVKKRDGSIPSSDKELLAEWKDYFCALLNNDNGPPTSDLPPPADQDLPICAGPPTLEETRKAIQAMKTNKAAGLDCAITAEALQGGGEAMNVRIPHKPIIRSTLEVTIMLNRCEELSGRNYRTGRTTS; translated from the coding sequence ATGACGGGCCAGCGGGAACCTGGCACACCATCACAGACTGTTGGTCCTGATATGTCTCGTCTACCTACCTTCAAACCACTTGTAGTATCCACCTACAATGTGCGTACACTACACCAACAAGGAAAAACCCATCAACTATTTACGGGTTGTAGCGATGCAGGCGTCGATATTGTCGGTGTGCAAGAACACCGTCTTATTACATCATCCCCCACTGACGAGTTATGGTCAGACGACAAGAACTGGGTACTTATTTACAGTTCTGCCACAGACCAGAGGCAGGGAGGTGTTGGACTTCTAATGTCAAGGCACATCCATAGGTGTCTTCAGAGCGTGCAGACCATTAATCAAAGAATACTAACAGCTTCATTTAATGGGAACCCCCAGCTTACAGTTACAATTATTTATGCTCCAACTGAATCAGCAACCTCAGGAGAAAAGGACAGTTTCTATAATCCACTAGAAGACCATCTTGAAAAGGTGAAGAGGCACAACATCCACCTCGTCATTGGTGATTTCAATGCCAGAATTGGCCAAGATAGCCATGTATCTCATCCAGCTGTGGTTGGTCCTCATTGTTTTTACGacacaacaaatgacaatggagaGAGACTAGTGAATTTATGCCAGGAATTCAAGCTCCGTCCTTCACAATCAAGATTTCCCCAACCCAAAAGTCGTCTCTGGACATGGATGCACCCAACGGGCTCAAAACACCAACTGGACCACATCCTTGTCAACAGCAAGTGGGTTAATTCCCTGCGCAATTGCAGAGCTTATAACTCTGTAGAGCTGGATTCAGACCATCGAATACTCAGCATACGACTGCACACCAGTCTCCGAACCACCAAAGGTAAACCTTGTAAGAGGCCTAAGTACAACTGGAAGAAGCTGCTTCATGCTCCTACTAAGAACCGTTTCCAGATTGAActttcaaacagattccaggtcctcCAGTGTGACGACAACGACCAGTCACCAATTTCTGAGAGGTATGAAATGTTTGAGAAAGTAGTCGAAGAAGTCGCGGAAGAGGTTGTTGGAAAATGTAGCCCTTGTGGAATGCCAAGCTGGGTGACAGACAAGACCCTCAAGTTAAGATCAGAAAGAGATGCAGCCAAGAAGACATATCTACTTGTTAGAACTCACCATGCCAGAGAAGTGTGGAGAAAGCTCAACACCCAGCTCAACGAGTCATATAGGGCCGATGAACTTGCCTCTATACAcaggcagatggaagacctgcaaGTAGCAAATGAAAATGGCAATTACAACACCACATGGAAAATAATCCATGACATCTCGGGGAAGAAGAAGAGATCAAATCCCAAAGTGAAGAAGAGAGATGGGTCAATCCCCTCAAGCGACAAAGAACTACTTGCTGAGTGGAAGGACTACTTCTGTGCCCTGCTGAACAATGACAATGgaccaccaacatctgatctCCCACCACCCGCCGACCAGGACTTGCCTATTTGTGCTGGTCCCCCTACCCTGGAAGAGACAAGAAAAGCCATTcaagcaatgaaaacaaacaaagctgctgGACTGGACTGTGCGATTACCGCTGAGGCACTCCAGGGTGGTGGTGAAGCTATG